A stretch of DNA from Vulpes lagopus strain Blue_001 chromosome 12, ASM1834538v1, whole genome shotgun sequence:
CCCCAACTTTGCAAGAACCTCAATCATATGTCTTGGATGAATGACTTGGCTCACGTAGGTCTGGCCCTCTCCGTagacttgattttattttatttatgtattatttttaaggtttttaaaatttatttattcatgagaggcacatagagagagagagagagagagagagagaggcagagggagaagcaggctccatgcagggagcccgacgtgagactcgatcccgggtctccaggatcaggccctgggctgaagacaggtgccacccgggctgccctagacttGATTTTATTGATCTGCATCTGGGCATCAAGCCCTCGATTTACACGGAGCAGAAAGGCAGCCTGATGGGATTTGTGTGACTGTGTCGGTGAGGAGACTGTTGATGAGGACACAGCCTGAGATCCTGTTCCTGGCTCCTTCAACGATCCCTCAGACCTTAGGAAAAAAGCAGAGCTGCTCCTGGGGTCGTTTTCAACCTGGTGGACTTGTGAGTTTTGTAACGGGCGGGTTTCCCTTTTCGCTTCGACTGATGGGAAGCTCAGAGTCCAGTTTGCCGCCCACCTTTGAGAACTGCGGGGGCCCACCCGGAGCACATTCCTGCACACCACTCACGCCCCTTGGTTCACTTGTACTGTTTGTTCTAGGCCTGTTTTCACTCTGATCTATTTTTATCCtattgtattttacatatttttgtaagCTGCCTCCAATCCTTTTGGCAACAAAGCAgggcataaaaacaaaacaaaattcagcagGGCCCTGTGGCCTTGGCGGGTGTTTTCTAACATGCCAAGTGTCATTTCAAGGCTAGAGTCCTGCCGGGGAAGGCAGCTAACCCTGGCTTCTCTGGTCGCCTCCTGGGAGTCTCCCTTTTCGGGGAGCAGCAGTTTGGTGGGTTAGAGCAACAGGTTTTTAGAGGGGGAGCCGCTGACATCCATCTGTCTGCACAtgcatccccctcccccaaacgTTCTTTCCAATCTCCCATCTGGCTGTTGCCAAGGGGAAATAGCTAGATGAGCTCTCCCCTCACTATTCCTAACTTGCCTTTCCCACAACGGATCGGGGCCTTCAGGGCCCGGGGAGACTGCATGTGGCTGTCACGGCAGGCAGCTGAGGGCGGGTGTGGAGCAAGGGAGTGGGGGGAGTATAGGGGTGAGGACAGGGAGGACCTGCCCCAGTATGCAAAGGGGAGGCCCTTCGGGAGGCTGTTGCGAAGGCCTGGGGGTGACCCAGGGATGGGTGGGGGTGCTGTGCCACCTACACCTGGAAAGGTCAAGTCCCCCACCAGCCACCCCGACCACTAACCTCCGGCTCTGGAAGCACCTGCACCCCACAAGGTCCACCAGTCCACCAGCTCGGCTTCCccacacctcccccccccccccccccccccccccccccggccagtCCAGTCCGCCTCAGCCTCTGCTCTGCTTTGCTCACGGGGTGCAGCCAGCGCTTCCTTCCCGGCAGCCTCTGCCTGCCCATCTGTAAAATCGGGGCTGGAGGGGGAAGGTGAACCAGGTCCTAAAATTTGAAGACCCTGAGAACCCCTCCTTCCCTGTTCTGGTACCCTCGATTCCTTCGtccactttcttctttctgggTGCCACCCCGGTGCaggcgggcagggcagggggatggCCGGGTGCACAAGAACAGGGTCAAAGGTGACCTTGGACACCAGCAGGAGCACAGGCCCCGGGGTGCAGGCTTGTGAGGCAAGGAGCCCAGGCTGGGGCCCTGGTTCTGCCCAGCAGGGCCTGAGTGACCCCAGAAGGACCTCTGCACTTCCTGGTGGGCCCTCTGGGTGATGTGCATCAGCAGCCGCCAGCAAGCAGCACCCCCCTTTCCCTTGGGCACACAGCCCAGGTGAGCCAGGCACACCCCGACCAGCCCGGCCTCTCTTGGCGCCGATCTGCTCAGCAAGATCTCTGGCCCCACTGCTCCTTCCAGGGCCGAGTGCACATCACCAGGTTGGGACAGTGGGTCTGTGCCCCGTTCATCCGTTTACCAGCCTAGGGGGCTGGACCTGTTCCCTCGGTTTTGGATGCCTCAGTgccctcatctgtagaatggggctAATAGGAACAGGATGGGCCTCACACAGGTGTCATGATCAACAAGGCCAATACGAAGGCCCCGCCTGGCACATGGCGGTCCCCGCAGCTGACACCCAGCCCTCACCATGGTAATGGCACAGACCAGCACGTGCCCAAAGCATGAGCAGAGCCCCGTGCTgcaggggtcggggtgggggttgGTGGAGGCCCCAGTGATGGCCAGACCAGAGTGGGCTGGTGCTCATGCGTCCTTAGGCTATGACTACAGCCCTGCCCGGGGCAAGCAGGCTTTGGGGGCCCCACCCATTTTTGGAAATGTTGGGGGTCACCTGAATGAAAATGACTAAATTATGGCCCAGATGCAGTTCCTGGGCTCTGCTTTGGGTTGCTGGAGGTAGAAGGGGCCCTACGGCACATCTTTTAGGGGAGAAATGCTCTGCAGGGGCCCTGGGGTCCTCAGGGGAACCTCCGAGACCAAAGGGGAGGGAGTAAGgaccccccaaccccaaccccaaccccactcAGGGAGGCTCTGGCCTCGGTCTGTTTGTGATTAGGGGTTCCATGCATGACCCCACTGCAAAGCTTCTAGTAGCAAGTTGAAAACAACTGAGCCATTGCCTAACTCTAAGGTGGAGAACTTGAAGCCGCCCAAGAGGGAGTTATCAGTGGCCCAACGCCACCCAGCAAACCGAGATGAGAGCTGGTCTGTCTGGGCTGGTTCTGCCCGGTGACCCCATCCTCCGCTGGGTCCACTGAGCCCCCTAGAATGCATGCTCCTACAGGTGGGTCCAGCCAGGCGTCTCCGCAGGCGCCCCCTGGGGCACCTTTCCTAGAGTCAAAAAGCAGGTCTGTGGGCTCGGCGTGGTTGGCTTCTTTCAGACCCTCAAGAATCCCGAGTGAGGGGCTGTGGGGTGGGCTCTGGGGGTTCCCACTGTCTGGGAGGCACAgccccacccaggtgctcttcctGCACCTGCCTGGGCTTCAGTGAACAGCACCTCCTCTCCCCAGAAGCACTGGAGCTGGACTGCAGCCCCCAGGGCCCTGTCCCCTCaaccccacctcctctccccccaccccaaccttgGGGCCACCGCACCCTGCTTCCAACTCCCACCCTTAGCCACATCCCTCATTAGCTGGGAATGAGCCCCTGAAGGGGCAGAAGGACCTGGGAGATGTTTTAATTAGGCCTCTAATTGCTTTCCAGGGAGGATGGCGCACAAACCCAAATTTCTCTGTGGCTGCTCGAGGCGAGGGGCAGGGTTTCCAGGAGCTCAGCCACACTGGATGGGAGGGCGTGCGGGGGCTTCAGCTAGCAGagcccgccccaccccgcccgaCGTTGCGAGATGCCCACGCAGAGGGGCAGGTGGGTGTGGGGAAGGCAAGGGGCAAGGCAGGAGCTGGGCCAGCAGGATGGGGGGGGCAGGTGGCTCACGAGGTCCCCACCCAGGGCAGCCTCACTTCGTGATGGAATGAAGCTTCGAGGAGCCCATGAGCAGCAAGATAAAGGGCTTTATGTTCCTGATGTCCTGACTCTCCGACTTAGTGACTTGGGGAAGGTGGCCATGTAGCCTCTCAAGCACGTTTCTTCTATAAAACGGGGACACGAGTCCACCTCACAGGTCACGAGGCTGAGCAGAGAAGAGGCTGCCTGCAAGGTCACTCTCCAGGTGAGACAGTAGAAGGCCAGGAAGAGGGGAGGGTGGTGCCTGCTGTGTCCCAGTGGTGACTGCTGTCAcctatggggacacctgggggcttgGGACACAGCCTCCCTCGGTTTAGTAGCAACTTGGCAAACACCATGGCAGTGACTGTCTGCAGCCCCACCCCGTAAGAGCAGCAGGATTCCCGTATCACGGATGAGCACAATGAAGCACAAACCAGCTAAGGGCCCCCAACTGTTAAGTGGCACGTGGGGCACCAAAATCCCAGAGCCCCCAAGGCCTGCCCAGGCGGATGCACACATGAGCCTTCTTGTCCCTCCAGAGGCTGGGCCCctaagggacagggagagaagccACCGGGCACACAAGCAGCCCCAGGACCCCTGTCTGCAACCTCACCCGcgacccgcccccccccccccaacatctGAAAATAGCTCTCCCTAGAAGCAGAGACATACACCACGCTTGccaccaggctttttttttttttttttttttttaatgtttcctcaCTGTTTTAACAataccatgaaaaaaatatacagtttAGAATCTGGAACTGACCACGGTCTGAATGGGTTTCAAGGGCAGCTGGCAGGGGCTGCACAGCCCCTTCTGATTCCTCCCCTATGTGGGAGCCACACTATTGGAAACAGCACCGATGGGGTAGCGGGTGGGGGTACTGGATTCAGGAACTAAGTTAGTGTCTGGACCAGAATCTGGGAAAATCTGGGAGGCTAGAGTAGCTCCAccctctggccctgggctggatcctggggtccttctgtctgccccctccccacactggCGTCGAGGGGACAGGAGAGAAGGTGGGTTTAGCGTGTCCTCAGGGCAGGACACTCATCACCAGTAAACCCTGGgggcgtgcacacacacacacacacacacacacacaagctcccACTCCATCCCCTGGGGCAGGGCTACAGGACCagactaaaatttgaatttcaaaagaacaaaccatttttttttttaaaaagcataagtaTGTTCCAAACGGGGCAGGGGTCATACTTATACTACAAAAATTATCCTTCGTGTGCCTGATATTCTAATTTATCTCAGCATTCTAGTTCTGTTCGGTCACTAAATCTGGCAGCCCTATACCCTCGGGGAGCTCCGACGTAGGGGCAGGGGGCCCTGCTGGGACAAAGGCCTGAAGGAGGGGGGAGTAGTCAGTGGGTGTGTGTATGGGGGCAGTAACCCAGTCAAAAAAGCTTTATCCCTCCATAGGAAcgatatattattattttttttttttttaaatcatcttccAGAAATTTTCTACACTGGCTGCCTTTGACTGTTAATTGCTAtggggcgggaggagggagaCACACGCACGGACACCCACCCCATACGGTTCTAAATAAAGTTTGGAAGCACTTAGTATAAAGGTTTTCTAAGAGGATTCGATTTTGCTTCTGGTGGCAGACCTACCAACACGGCTCCAGACATTGCTCTGCAAGGCTTTAAACAGGACAAGAACCAACAAATCGATAGGGACCGAGCGAGCGCCCAGCCTGTTCCTAGTGTCAACCTGGAAAGGGCCCCTTCTAGAAAATTCAAGAAGCCTGGGGCCTCCTTTCGTTCCCCATCCCGTTCTCTTCCCCGGGAAGGGGCTGCGTTTAGTGCACACATGCGGTCCGGCTTTGCTCCAGGGGAGCCGGGGACGAGGGACGGAGGGGCCAGGGCCCGTGGCCACCCTTCCTCCTGCCACACGGCCACAGTCACAGCAGAAACGCCAAGAGGGGAAAGGCGAGCCCCGTGTCCTTGGCGGTGGCACCCGGCCCGCCCTGGGCTGACCTGCAGGGGCCGCCGCACCAGGAGGGAACCGGGCTGACGTCTGGCATCCATCTGAGGccggggcagaggagagggacagcGGGTCCCCCCGCAAGCACCTGCCTGTCCCGCGGCGCTCGGGAGGCTCGCTGCACCGTGCAGCCCCGGCCAGCGCCTCtcatccgtccgtccgtccgtccgtccatccgtccatccaggAGGTGCCGGGAGGTCCAGGGTCTGCTGGGGCCGGGAAGGGGACGGtggcccgggggccgggggggccggagCCCCTCACACGCGGATCTCCTCGTCCTCTTCCTCGTCCATGAAGGAGAACTCCTTGTCGGGCTGCCGGGGCAGCGGGGCGCGGGCCCGGTCGGGTCCCCGGGACGCGGGGCTGCGCTCGTCCAGGACGCCCGAGGTGCAGCTGGACAGGGAGCTGCTGTCCCGCGTGGTGTGGCTGCCGTCGCTGCGGGCCgagccggggctgggggccgcCGCCCACCCCTCGTCCTGGGGCAGGTCCCGGCCTGTCGCACCCTCCGGCCTGGCCCGGGGAGGGATCGCCGCAGCCGCCGCGGCCCCCAGGGGAGCGGGCGCCAGGGTGCTGCGGGCCGCGTCCCCGTCGTCACGGTAACCGCCGTCCTCGTCGTCCGCTTCCCACTCCTCCTTGTCCATGATGCTCAGGACGTCGCCCAGCATGGACGGCCCCAGGTCAATGTGGAAGGACATGATGGACTCGGCGTGCTTGAGGCCCAGGCCGGCCTTGGGCACGACGGGCAGCTCCGTCAGGTCCCCGAAGGCCTGCTCGTCCAGGAGGGGGTCCGGGGAGTGGGGCGCGGCGGCCCCGTTCCGCCGGGGCCCGAGCTCCCCCTCGCCCGCCTCCTCCTGGCCGCCCTCCCCGGCGCTCGCCTTCTTCACGGGGCTGGACGACAGGCTCTTGGGCAGCTTGCCCGAGCCCTTCTCGGCCGCCTCCTTCTCGTTCAGCTGGGGCAGGGACATGGCGTTCTTGACGAACAAGGCCgagtcccgcagggagcccagcatgtcCCTCTGCTCCCGGTCCCCCCTGGTCACCGACTGCGACCGCTTGCTGCCCCGGAACTTCCGGGACAGGAGGCTGCGTttggaggacgaggaggaggccTGCTCATCCAGGGACTCACCGTCCAGCTCGCCGGCCTTGCTGTTGAGGAAGGACGTGTCCCCAAAGGCGTCGCCCGCCCGGCCCACGTGCATGGTGTGCCGGAAGTCGCCCAGGGGGGCGCTGATCATCTCGGCCGTGAGGTCCACGCGTGAGCGGCGCTTGGAGTGCACCGAGCTGGACACCAGCTGCTTGAGGATGGGCATTTTGCtggggggcgggccgggggggcgggggtctccGGAGGCGTCAGGCGGGTCGGGGGTCAGATCTGAAGTCCGGCGGGTGGACGGGGTGACCAGGAGATCATAGGGCTGCAAAAAGAGAACAGCAGGCAAAGGGTTAACCTGGGCAGGTGGCACAGGGACAGCCCACCTGCCAAGGGGGCCGCTGCTCAAACCTCAGCTCTCCCACCAGGATGAGCGATTACGAATCCAGCTGGCAACCGGCGTCGTAACCCTGCCTCTTTGTTCACCCACGGGCACCCAGGTTAGGGGAGCGCTTTTCCCAAATCCAGGTGGCGTCCAGGTAGCCACAGACAcactctccctgcccctgggagAAGGTCAACATCCTTGCCCCCCAACCAGGATGCAGCCAGAGGGAACCCGACCACTGAGGGATGTGGAGGTGCAGCAAAGAGTCCATGCGGCAGTCCGGGCCTGGACAGCCGGGCTGGAGTCATGCTGGAAGTTCTTCCTGCCATCTGACCTCAATCCCTGAAGTAGGCGGACACTTCAACCTGAGTCACAGTCCACAGAGTGGCGGGGGAGCCAGCAGGACGGGCCCGAGAGATGCTGCTCGGCACCCCCACGATACGTGGGCGGCCAGGCTCGCTTTCTGAATCAGGATTGGGGTGGGGCCACTGGGACCCACAGAACCAGCTCCCCCGCCTTCCAGTCCTCGCTGGGTGTCCCATAAATGAGGACCTGCCTGCACCTCTCTCCCCACTGCAGGCCCAAGCTCTTTGCCGAAGACCTGCTCGGTGCCTCTTGGGGATGAAGAGAACTGGCTCCCGATTTCTTTCATGGGGGGGGCGAGAGGGCAGGGGCTGGATGGTCTGGCCCCCGAGATCTGCAGACCCGGGGAGCCCAGGAGAGCCTGGGCCATCTGGAAGCTCGAGGTACAACCCGCAGAGCTCCCGGCAAGAGCCGAGATGGAGCCAAaccagccccttcccctccagagGGACCTGCCCCCAATGCTAACCCCAGGAGTAGCGCAGGgctgagcagggtggggagacGCGCGGGGACCTGCcaaggagggcaggtgaggggTGCGGTGGGGTTGCCACCAGTCTGGCCGACAGCAATTCTCAACCCTCCTCATGGCAGGCCCACCCTTCCCATTGCAAAGCATGGGTACGAACGCCACCGGTTTCTTCCtcacccccagggctgccccccgAGCTAGCCCACCACATCCCACCTGGCCCCTGACACCAGCCCAGCAGATCcccatttttcccctttcatccCTCTCTAGACAATTCGTCACCTTTTATCTAAAACAACCCATCCAGGAGTCCCCAGGGCAGACCCCTTGATCTGGCGACGAGTCCTCGCCTCCCTCCTTAACCCTATACCATTCCTTGCCGCCCACCCCCCCTACCTTTGcactctgccccagcccctgagCTTCTGCCTCCTGGCCTCCAGGACCGGACCTATGCAGGTCCCTGCTGGAACACCCTGTCACCTGGCTCGCCCAACGTCCTTCAGGGCTTGGCTGAGACGTCACTTCTGGGCAACGCCCTCTCAGccacctctcctctggcctcGCAGCGCTCTGGGTGTCCCATCTGCCGCAGGCACCGTTACATCGTTCTATTCCTGCCCCCTGGGCTATGATCTTCTCACTGGACTCTGAGCTTCCAGAAGGTTCCGATGGGCCTGCTGGCCACTGAAGCCCATCTAGCACTGGGTCTTCAAATACCCCCGTCCTGCCCTCCCAGCGCAGCGGCAGTGTGGCTTCACTTAAAGCCTACAGACCACTCCAGGGTTCCCAGCCCGACCTCTCTGTCCTCCAACCACCACTgtccacccccccatcccccccaagGGCTCTCACTCCCTGTCCAGCTGCTGACGCCCAGTCTGATGGCGCCCCCACCGGCAAGTGCCGCCCCTCCCAACCCCGTGCCAGCCCCAGGCAGTCACAGGCTTGTCACTCCAGCAAACAAAGTTCTGTAGGACGTGTGGTAAGGAGCCAGGCACCGGGGCCGACCTGCCACACAGGTGACCTGGGCTCCTGATGGCCTTGAGATGACCCACTACAGGCAGTCAGCTCTCCCTCCTCacgtttctccttctccccaccaaACCCTCATGCGACTTAGCTTCCCCGACCCCTAACCTGaaccctccctctcctgcccacgCCCCATGATCTAACCTCTAAACAATTAGACAAGAACAGCTAGACCAACATTTGGACCAACACGTAGGATTGGCCAACATTTTCTACAAAGGGCCAGAGACTCCAGATTTTTGGCTTCGTGGATGCTACGGTCTTTGCAGCAGGCAGGCAGCAACAAAGGGTgtggctgtgtcccaataaaactttatat
This window harbors:
- the CDC42EP4 gene encoding cdc42 effector protein 4, whose protein sequence is MPILKQLVSSSVHSKRRSRVDLTAEMISAPLGDFRHTMHVGRAGDAFGDTSFLNSKAGELDGESLDEQASSSSSKRSLLSRKFRGSKRSQSVTRGDREQRDMLGSLRDSALFVKNAMSLPQLNEKEAAEKGSGKLPKSLSSSPVKKASAGEGGQEEAGEGELGPRRNGAAAPHSPDPLLDEQAFGDLTELPVVPKAGLGLKHAESIMSFHIDLGPSMLGDVLSIMDKEEWEADDEDGGYRDDGDAARSTLAPAPLGAAAAAAIPPRARPEGATGRDLPQDEGWAAAPSPGSARSDGSHTTRDSSSLSSCTSGVLDERSPASRGPDRARAPLPRQPDKEFSFMDEEEDEEIRV